The following are from one region of the Bradyrhizobium septentrionale genome:
- a CDS encoding TolC family outer membrane protein, which produces MRGVKLITAAATAVLLLAEMGPVPALAETIESALVRSYQNNPQLNAQRALVRSTDENVPQALSGYRPKVSLTATAGGQYTDEQLTPGTAALSGVSRQRSVGITASQSLYNAQNAPRVRAAESQVSSAREALRALEQTVLLSAATIYMDYLRDSAIVEVQRSNTRVLEQTLKQTQDRFNVGEVTRTDVAQSEAQLAAGKTQQLTAESNLTTTRSNYRRIIGTEPQNLAPGSPVDRFLPATLSAAVDLGLTQNPNVTSAMYGVDINYLQTKVAEGALLPTVGLQLSVSQGYETQLTVYRLFNASAGVQVSLPIYQGGAEYSLIRQSKESLAQQRQVLEQTRDQARANVVTAWGQLVAGKSQVASAQAQVSASEIALNGVREEAKAGQRTTLDVLNAQQALVNARNSLVTAQHDRVVASYNVLNYIGRLSPQVMGLPTSVYDPSVHYQQVRDNWAGVRTPDGR; this is translated from the coding sequence ATGCGAGGGGTGAAGCTTATCACCGCGGCTGCGACTGCCGTCCTTCTGTTGGCGGAGATGGGCCCTGTGCCCGCACTCGCCGAAACGATCGAGTCCGCGCTGGTGCGGTCCTACCAGAACAATCCCCAGCTCAACGCACAACGTGCGTTGGTGCGCTCGACTGACGAAAACGTTCCGCAAGCGCTCTCGGGTTACCGCCCGAAGGTCTCGCTGACCGCGACTGCCGGGGGACAATACACCGATGAGCAATTGACGCCGGGGACCGCGGCTCTATCCGGCGTTAGCAGGCAGCGGAGCGTTGGCATCACCGCCAGCCAGTCGCTGTACAACGCGCAGAACGCGCCGAGGGTGCGCGCTGCCGAAAGCCAGGTATCGTCGGCACGTGAAGCTTTGCGTGCGCTCGAGCAGACCGTGCTCTTGAGCGCGGCCACCATCTACATGGACTATCTCCGCGACTCCGCCATCGTCGAAGTCCAGCGCAGCAATACGCGCGTGCTGGAACAAACGCTGAAGCAGACCCAGGACCGCTTCAATGTCGGCGAAGTGACGCGGACCGACGTTGCGCAATCCGAGGCCCAGCTCGCGGCCGGCAAGACCCAGCAACTCACCGCGGAATCCAACCTGACGACGACGCGGTCGAACTATCGCCGCATCATCGGCACCGAGCCGCAGAATCTCGCGCCGGGCTCACCGGTCGACCGGTTCCTGCCGGCGACGCTCTCGGCTGCTGTCGATCTCGGCCTGACCCAGAACCCGAACGTCACCTCCGCGATGTACGGCGTCGACATTAATTACCTGCAGACCAAGGTTGCCGAGGGCGCGCTGCTGCCGACAGTTGGGCTGCAGTTGTCGGTCAGCCAGGGCTATGAAACGCAGTTGACCGTGTACCGCCTCTTCAATGCCTCGGCGGGGGTTCAAGTGTCGCTGCCGATCTATCAGGGCGGCGCCGAATACTCGCTGATCCGGCAGTCCAAGGAATCGCTGGCGCAGCAGCGCCAGGTTCTGGAACAGACGCGGGATCAGGCGCGCGCCAACGTGGTCACCGCATGGGGCCAGCTGGTCGCCGGCAAATCGCAGGTGGCATCGGCGCAGGCCCAGGTGTCCGCGTCCGAGATCGCGCTGAACGGCGTCCGTGAAGAGGCCAAGGCCGGCCAACGCACCACGCTCGACGTGCTCAACGCGCAGCAGGCGCTCGTCAACGCCCGCAATTCGCTCGTCACCGCGCAGCACGACCGCGTCGTCGCGTCGTACAACGTGCTGAACTACATCGGTCGTCTGTCGCCGCAGGTGA